A single region of the Sorghum bicolor cultivar BTx623 chromosome 9, Sorghum_bicolor_NCBIv3, whole genome shotgun sequence genome encodes:
- the LOC110430215 gene encoding proline-rich protein 2-like: protein MAPHPARHWRALPALSCPSRGQPDTGASKPRPVSPRPAAGHRIRAVPLPPTQRPACPRRTTAPPPAIPNPRHTRGQVDGVLLPWSHWKKEESNKSSYGRRQNS, encoded by the exons ATGGCACCCCACCCCGCGCGGCACTGGCGAGCCCTCCCGGCCCTGTCCTGCCCCAGCCGCGGCCAGCCCGATACTGGCGCGTCCAAGCCGCGCCCCGTCTCaccccggccggccgccggccacCGGATCCGGGCCGTCCCTCTCCCTCCGACCCAGCGGCCCGCTTGTCCCCGACGGACGACGGCGCCGCCCCCAGCCATCCCCAACCCTCG GCACACTCGTGGACAAGTGGATGGGGTGCTCTTGCCTTGGAGCCATTGGAAAAAG GAAGAAAGTAATAAGTCTTCCTATGGCCGTAGACAGAACAGCTAG